Proteins from a genomic interval of Salvelinus alpinus chromosome 7, SLU_Salpinus.1, whole genome shotgun sequence:
- the LOC139580245 gene encoding transcription factor Atoh1-like: MSVAVMAAKTELSGWPDFSAEDFPLLEQSKLGHVGSRTWVTSSPGGGQSPYSPRDTGHYAHSGSMDLSLEKLMSVSKLTDNGVRIEMDLDTVQADQGEGGNRKQKRRRVAANARERRRMHGLNKAFDTLRSVIPSNNNKLSKYDTLQMAQIYIQELSELLTGVVKPEGRGGSGSGCTSPLGSFSPEPREGGGGMTGISSSLQDSTSPQPQNRRLIGDQENTGGSGHLIILSAPKSDLGSENKRVSNTSNGSDGESSHYSDFEDGQAGRQC; encoded by the coding sequence ATGTCTGTAGCGGTTATGGCAGCGAAAACAGAACTGTCCGGCTGGCCAGACTTCTCAGCTGAGGActtccctctgttagaacagtcgAAACTGGGACATGTCGGATCCAGAACCTGGGTGACATCATCTCCAGGAGGAGGACAGTCTCCATACTCACCCAGAGATACGGGCCATTACGCACACAGCGGCTCCATGGATCTCTCACTGGAGAAACTCATGTCGGTGAGTAAACTAACGGACAATGGTGTCAGGATAGAGATGGACCTGGATACAGTACAGGCGGACCAGGGAGAAGGAGGAAACCGTAAGCAGAAACGCCGGCGCGTCGCGGCTAacgctcgggagaggcgaaggatGCACGGGCTGAACAAGGCGTTTGACACGTTGCGGAGCGTGATCCCGTCCAACAATAATAAATTGTCCAAGTACGACACTCTCCAGATGGCTCAGATCTACATCCAGGAGCTTTCGGAGCTGCTCACTGGGGTGGTGAAGCCAGAGGGTCGGGGAGGTTCGGGGAGTGGGTGCACCTCTCCGCTGGGGTCTTTCTCTCCAGAGCCCCGGGAAGGTGGTGGCGGGATGACTGGGATCAGCTCAAGCCTGCAGGACTCCACCTCCCCGCAGCCCCAGAACAGGAGACTGATCGGAGATCAGGAGAACACTGGAGGATCTGGTCACCTCATCATTCTGTCTGCGCCTAAATCTGATCTAGGATCGGAAAATAAGAGGGTGTCTAACACATCCAACGGGAGTGATGGAGAGTCGTCGCATTACAGTGATTTTGAGGACGGACAGGCCGGCAGACAGTGTTAA